AGCCCCATCCCTGTTGTCAACCTTGGGAATCTCCAGAAAGAGGTAGCTGGAAAAGGCTTCCCCTGAATTCTTTCTCTGCTGTCTCAGGGAACTGAACACCTTGATCTGAGGTGGGCAGCATCAGGTCAGCAGAGTGAAGAGTTCCAGTCTCTGCCTAGAATTTAGGTAAGGTCCCTGACTGAATTTGAGCGCAGTCTCACTCCAGAAGAGAGTGGACCCCACAGAGTCTCGCCCCTGCTTTCAGTCCTGGCAGGCTCTGTGTAGGGATTACCCCGAGTACTGCCCTCTAAATTTCCCCTCTGAGGACTCAGGAAGTTGAGGGCATTGGACCCGGGTTGTTGGCCTCAGAGCCACAGAGAGTGTGGTCCCCTGCACTAACAGAAGTAAAAGTGAGGACTCTGTCTGATTTCTGAAAGAATCACCCAGCCCAAAACAGGTGGCCTGCTCCTGCTGTCAGCTCTGGGTGGCCCCCATATGGTTGTGAGGTTCAGAAGACTCTTTACTTCACCCTCTGGAAACTGGAGAGTGACGTGGGGAGGGCTTTGGTTTAAGGCTAGTTAACCAGAGGGAGGATACCCAGGACCAGCCtggagtcaaaaaaaaaaaaaaaaaaaaccaccacaacaacaaacaaacaacaacaaacaaaccctACGTGAGTTTCAGAGGAATCCCCCACGACCAGAACAAAGTCAACCTCACAGAACCCCGCCCCTGTGTCAGCCCTGGGAGACCCCAGGCAAATTTAGAAGAAAGTAGCGCACTCTGATATCTGCCTTGGGGtctcagggaagggaaggcatTGGTCTGAGGGGAATGGTTTCACCTACACTGACGGAAGAGCTCTGGGCTCCGCCTGGAATTAAGGTAAAGACACTGAGTTAGGTGTGAGAGGACCGGTCACTCCAGACTTAGAGGGGTTCCCAGCGAGTTCCGCCCCTGCTATCGGCCCTGATAGAACCCAAACAGGAATCAGCTGATGTAGCGACCTCCAAGTACCTTCTAATTTTCCTGAGCGGACTGAGGTGGATAAGGGCATTGGAACAGCGTGTAAGCTTCAGACCAGCAGAGGGACGGGTTCCAGGCCCTAATGGGAGTAAAGGCAAAGACCCTGAATGAGGTCTGAGGGAGCCACCCACCCCAGAACATAGAGGGCCTCATAGAGCCCCGCCCAAACTTTCGTTCCAAGAGGCTGCAGGTTAGGTTGGATTGATGTAAGTCACCCTGACTTCTATCTCTAGTGTCTCAGGGGATAGGAATACCTTAGAACGAGAGGAAGACAGCTTCGGGTCAGGAGAGGGAGGAGCTCCCAGGCTCTGTCACGTGCTGCAGTGAGGACACTGAGTGATGTCTCAGGGAAACACCCACTCCCAACAAAGGGAACCTCACAAAGCCCCACCACTGCTGTCAGTCCTGGGGGGCCTCGGGTAAGGGTGTGAGGCTGAGACACTCTCTCACATTGACCTTGGGCAGTCTCAGGAAAATGAAATCTGGTCTGAGAAGGCAGCCTCATTGTCACTAAAAGGAGGGAATCCAAGCTTTTCCAGCAGTTAATGTAAGCACACTGCGTAAGGACTGAGGGGACCACCTACCTTAGAACAGTGGGGGTCACAGAGAGTCCTAGCCATGCTGTTAGCCCCAAGGGTACCTGGGCAGATGTGTTAGACTGAGGCTTCCCTAAATTCCTCCTCAGGACTTTCAGAAATTTGAGGGCCTTGTTCTGAGGATATAGGTCTTGGGTCAGTAAAGGGAGGAGTACCCGGCTCTACCAGAAGTGAAAGTGAGGGCACTGAGACCCTGAATTACCCTAGGAAAGAGAAGGTCCCACACTCTGCCTGTGCTTTCTTCCCTGTGCATCCCTGGGAAGGTGTGATAAGGTGAATTTTCCCTCACTTCCTCTTCTAGGGTCTCAGAGTGATGAGGGCTTTGAAATGAGGGGTCAGTGTCAGAACAGTAAAGAGGGCCTCCAAGTACTGCCACAAGTGAAGTGATGACCCTTAATGTGAACTGAAATACTCCCTAGCTCAGAACAGAGTCACTGCTCTAAGACCCAGTGAGCCCCAGGAAGACCTGGGGCCTTACCTCCAGGAGCTAAGGCACACCTTAATTATTTCCACAGGGTCCTCAGGACAGAGGCAAATCAGAGAATAGGAGCCTTGTGGGTTCCTAGAGCAGTGCCCTCAAAGAAACCTGCAGAATCGGCCTTCGATAAAGCCAAGGTTGTATCTTCCTGTTCAAGTGGCCCAACTATCTCATTCTCTCCCATTCAGGTCACTGAGTCACCTGCCCTTTGCCTGCTGCCTTTGTCGAAGAAGTCATCATGCCTCGGGGTAAGAAGAGTAAGCTCCGTGCCCATGAGAAACGCCATCAGGCCCGAGAAGAGCCTGAGAATCTGGTGGGTGTTCAAGCCACTGAGGGAGTGAGAGAAGAGTTCcgctcttcttcctctcttcctcttaagAGCTTGCCTGCTGCTGGGTCATATAGCAATCCCCAGGGCCCTCAGAGAGCCACATCGACTGCCACTACCACTGCAGCTGTTTCATACACAAGATCGAATGAAGGTGCCAAAGACCAGGTGGAGGAAAGGCCAAGATCCTCGCAGGCCCAGCCCATCACTGAGCCCTTCCACAGAGGCCCACTAGATGAGAAAGTGGTTACATTGGTGCATTACCTTCTATACAAGTATAAAATGAAAGAGCCCATTACCAAGGCAGATATGCTGAGAAAAGTAATCCAAACGCACAGGAATCACTTCCATCAGATCCTCAAGAGAGCCTCGGAGCACCTGGAGCTGGTCTTTGGCCTTGACATGAAGGAAGTGGATCCCAACCGGCACATCTATATCCTCGTGAACAAACTGGAAGGAAGCTATGATGGGAGGCTAAGTGATGACAGAGGAGTTCCCAAAACTGGCCTGTTGATGACTGTGCTGGGTGTGATTTTCACGAAGGGCAATTGTGCCACTGAGGAGCAAGTCTGGCAAACGTTGAATGTGATAGGGTTATATGAGGGGAGGAAGCACTTCATTTTTGGGGAGCCCAGGAAGCTCATCACTAAGGATTTGGTGAAAGAAAATTACCTGGAGTACCGGCAGGTGCCCAACAGTGATCCTGCATGCTATGAATTTCTGTGGGGTCCAAGAGCCCATGCTGAAACCAGCAAGATGAAAGTCCTGGAATTTTTGGCGAAGGTCCATAATACCGTACCTAGTGCCTTCCCATTCTGGTATGAAGAGGCTTTGcgagatgaggaagagagagcccGAGCCCGAGCTGCAGCCACGGCTCATACTGCTGCCACGGCCAGTGTGCACTCGAGTGCCATGGCCAGGGCACGTTCCAGGGCCATGGATGGTACATGTTCCAGGGCCATGGCCAGCAGCTCCTCCCACCTTTAATAAAGCCTGAGGCAgattcttcattttgttgttaaAAAGAGAAGTGCACATTCTAAGTAGgaaaaggtgggggtggggctgtaGACAATAGTGTATAACACATTTGTGTTTCTGATCTACGTGGTAacttggataattttttaaaatattgtgccTTTTAATAGAAGATTTAAGTAGCTTCATAATCCAAATTTATGAATGATATTGCTTGAACATTTATTTCCGTGAATGATATTTAAGAGGAAGAGTTGTgttattttgtaaaacaaatccagaaatgtgaaaaaactCAGCAGTATAACAGTTGGagtaaagaaatggataaataaatatgataattttaacattatatatatacctGGATATATTTAGCTTATTCAAGAATGtaggagaaattattttgtaataaattagGCGTCTTTCTCAGTGAcccacatttttttctccaacaaTAATTGAGCATCTAACTCTTTGCAAAGTTCTGTGTTAGTACTGGAAATACTAAGATGAACAAGAATCATCTCTGCTCATAGAATTTTAACGTCTTGGAGCAGCAATGATGTAAGGAATATTATGAGAACACTCCCTATGACCAAAAGGACAAGTTAAAAGATGGTGTGAGGACTCGGGGATTTTAGCTGTGAGCAGTCAAGTGTAAATGCCCTGTGGCACGGGGGTTTGAGAACTTGGGAAACTGAAAGTCCTTCAGTGTGAAGTAATTTTAATTAAGGTGGGTAGTGGGTCAGACGAGTTTGAGTTGGGAGCAGGGACCAAAACCTCAGAAGATGTGCCTCAGATTGAGACCAATGCCTGGAATGGAAAACTGCTTTTAGCACTTACTTTAAGATCACAGTTAAAGCAAAGAGAAATCTTCACCGGGGACAGGAATGGAAGAGGTTCTGTGCTTTTGCCCCAGTGCACGCCACAGTCCACAAACTAGATGATTTGTGCGCATCATAACAAGAGAATGTCTCAGAAATGAGGGTAATACTCACAGGAGACGAGACGCTCAGAAGCTCTGTGCTGGCAATCTTtgccctgggctgggagaggcaTACCCCATCCATTAAATGGGCATTTTCATTAGGTTATCTGGAGGATAACTTGGTAAACTCTACGCTAGAACTAGATTTGTGATGGAGGTGAAATGGTTTCAAATACAAGTGTTTTGGATGGAAAGGCAGATGTAAGGGAGGGATGGAAATAGACTTGGACACAAATCCCAGGTGTTCTGAGCTGCATCAgactgggaaagattctcccacCCCAACAATAAATAACATATCCTCAAAAAAGCTATGTAGCAAGTAGCTTAGTTTAACTTGCTAAGCAACCTATTGGATGATTTCGTGTGCCACATCCTAGAGAGCTACAAATTCTCTGACATttgctggattaaaaaaaaaaatcccagaggGGATGTTGGTAGGTTTTAGGGTGAAAATAATGATATTagtaattaaaatttatcaaaaccCAATACACACGAGACCCTGTGCCAGTGTCTTGCATTAAGTTAGACACATTCCAACATTCCTACTTACAAGATATACGCGACCCAAGAGCAAGAGGACTACTTATCAAACCCATTTCATAGATAAAGAATCTGAGACTCACCGAACTTTGTGATTTTCCTGAATTCACCTAGCCTGTAAATGACACGGCTGGGACTAGAGCCCTGGTCTGAATTCCTCTAGAGCCCACACTGCTCCACTCCCCCCAGCCGGAGGCTGACCTTCTGTCTCTTAATGCATTTCTTTTCTCAGTACTTCACAGCGTCTCtccagaaataaaaggaaggaacCTGCAGCCAATGTACTAAACCCAGGTGTATTAATAAGGTGAAAATGAGAATCAAACAGTACGTGGTGACTGTTTATAGGCCGTATTTGCCTAAGGGCCACTTGCCCCTATCCCGCAGCGTTCTTTGAGCGCTGATTCTGCCCAGTGCTGATACATGAGACTAGTTCCATCACTTTGCGAAATACATTGCTCTTGCTCTGGGGCTTTCCCACGGTGCCTTCTTGTCCAAATCTGGATCCTGACCTGCTGTCCAGCTCTCCCCTGCTTCCTTTCATAATGCTGCACTCTGCTCCCAGTGGAACAGAAAGCTCAGAATCACTCGCCTTTCCCCCTGACTTAGGGCATTCCACCTCCCTGCAGACGGCCCTTGTCTGTCCATCCCTGACCACGGAACCCCTCTGATAACAACAGCCCTGTCCACGTGGCTGTTTACTTTGGCAGTGAAGTTTGGATGTCTGTTCATCGGCTCTGGGCACCTCCACCACACTCAAAGTTTTTTCCAAATTGGCTTGTGAATAGAATCTGATTTGGCACA
This DNA window, taken from Equus przewalskii isolate Varuska chromosome X, EquPr2, whole genome shotgun sequence, encodes the following:
- the LOC103541787 gene encoding melanoma-associated antigen B10-like, coding for MPRGKKSKLRAHEKRHQAREEPENLVGVQATEGVREEFRSSSSLPLKSLPAAGSYSNPQGPQRATSTATTTAAVSYTRSNEGAKDQVEERPRSSQAQPITEPFHRGPLDEKVVTLVHYLLYKYKMKEPITKADMLRKVIQTHRNHFHQILKRASEHLELVFGLDMKEVDPNRHIYILVNKLEGSYDGRLSDDRGVPKTGLLMTVLGVIFTKGNCATEEQVWQTLNVIGLYEGRKHFIFGEPRKLITKDLVKENYLEYRQVPNSDPACYEFLWGPRAHAETSKMKVLEFLAKVHNTVPSAFPFWYEEALRDEEERARARAAATAHTAATASVHSSAMARARSRAMDGTCSRAMASSSSHL